One uncultured Fibrobacter sp. genomic window, ACGTCTGCAGGTGTCACTGGCACCACGACAAATTTCACGTATACGGGATCTATTTCTTCGGATCAGGATATTACCGGAATGTCCGCTCAGGCTGATGCGTGGAAAGCCCAGAACATCGTTGCTTTGAATGAATGCGTGAAAGACCAGGGATCGTGGACTGTCAAGGTGGAAGCCGCGTCTAACGGTAACAGCTTGACTTATGAAGCTGAGACCACGTGTGGAGAACTTACTCCGTCTTTCACCAAGATTGGCAAGTAATTAAAACGTGAAAAATAAAATGGCTCTCTCGTGAAGAGAGAGCTGTTTTTTTTAATTAAGAGACTCTACTACGAGCAACCAGCGCCGATAGCGCAGAAGTTCGGGGTAAGATTTTTGCACGCATCAACCGAAACAGCCGGAGTGGAAACAACGTTTCCTGTAGAAGCTGTAAATTCGGATGACACAGTCCAAACGGCAGAAGTGTTAATCGCACAATCGTTCATGCCGACTTTATTGTATGCACCCCAAGCACCAGCAGTTTCCGCACTAGTGTAGGTGAAATTGGACGTAGAACCACCTGCAGAGCTTCCAGACGGATCCTTATAACCGATTTCAGACCAATTGCCAAGCTTATTCTGTTCAACAGCATAAGCTTCCTGCAACTTCACGTAGGATATGGTGCCAATAGGGAAAAATAAATCAGGTTTAAAAGTAAGTGAGAAATTAAACCGTTGTGATCTTTACACATAATACAATGTTGCTGTAATTTTGAATAAGCGTTCCTTTTCGAAAACATTGGACGACAAAAAAATACGTAAAAGTGGAATAATATCTCCAGACAAACCATGAAGAATTCTTTAACGTTGTTTTTTATCTCGATTCTCGCGACTTTGGTTCCTTACCTTGCGTGTCAATTTTTTGATTCGCCACTATTGCATGGATTTTTCTCGGCTGAAGAATTTTTCCTATTACTTG contains:
- a CDS encoding type II secretion system protein, with amino-acid sequence KASEVGPAAGTYVKLQDAYASESNKAGTWKNIGYVAPGATSAGVTGTTTNFTYTGSISSDQDITGMSAQADAWKAQNIVALNECVKDQGSWTVKVEAASNGNSLTYEAETTCGELTPSFTKIGK